DNA sequence from the Coffea arabica cultivar ET-39 chromosome 11c, Coffea Arabica ET-39 HiFi, whole genome shotgun sequence genome:
AAAGGAGAGAGGGGGATTCAACTTGATAACTATACTGGTTTTCAAGACCAGGGCTATCAACCACTCAGCTCCAAGATACAAGTTTTGTTTATTCCTCCAAATAGAACATGACAATAGGGTAGATTCCCACTATCTGTAGAAAGACCTCCGGTGGGAATCTATCACGTGCCTCTCAATCAAAACAACTACATAATAGAACAACTCCAAACCAACTAAATATTCCCTTGTCAAACGAAGTAATAAATTGCTAAAGTCATAGTGGTTATAAAAAATTATGAccataaaatcacatcataAACCTACATAATAAAAAGCCCAAAAAAAACACATCAAACTCACGTTACTACTGAGTACCATTTATAACAAATACTACTAGGTGAATTATTTCAACTCTGAAACAAGCTTCATGTTATCAAACATCCCCTTGACTCTTCGTTGGCAGCTTATTCAACTCGTGCTACAAGGGAACGTGGAAGGAAACgaaggaaacaaagaaaaaagaaaacaaatatcTGAATCCCACTTCATAACAAGCCAGGGAGAACAAACTTTTAATACCATGCATTTGACCATACTAATAGACTTCAATACACTGAAATGCCAAAAAGCTAAAATCAACAGTACTAGCTGAAGGAAAAACAACACattaagaaaattagaaaatttttctaagaaGACAACTTAACCAATctgtgtaacaaaatttttcagATAAAAACACACTATTTGGCTACAGTTATGCTTTTAGCTCCATCTTTATCCTTTAGCAATTTCAAATCCAACTTATATAGACCAAGAAAGAACAAACACCATCAAAACTAATTAGTACCTGTTGTATGACGTAGTCTGCCTGTTGTTTAGCATAATAATGTTCAGATGGATGAAGCTTTCCAATAATTGGTAGCAGTTCCACATCTGACAAGAACCTACAGGGCAGAGTTTTGGGTTATAAGCAACTAATCACAGCATATAACAAATGATAGATTATACAGTATATTTTTAAAGGACATCTAGTTAATTACCTGTCGCCATCCTTGTCAAGCTGGGAAAACAACTTCTTGGCTGGGGCTTCTCGTGAATCATCAGACTGGTGCTCAGAATTGTGATCCTCTTCATCATAGTTCCTTACCAGGTCAAAAAGCCCATGGAAAAACTCTTTGAAGCTGACCCTACCATCTTTATCAGAATCTCTTTCTCTGAAATATTTAATGATGGAGAGACATGGTCCACGAAATCAGAATAGGTTTGGGATGGTAAGAAAAATAGGCAATAGTACAAAAGGGAAAAACCAAACCTTACAAGCGAAATGTGCAAATGATCAAGTGATTAGGAATTGATGAGGTTATGGAGAACATGGTAACTTAACAAAACCATCAATCCAAAGTTGGAAACTTTCTAGTAGTTGTCTCGTTTCTTAATCCTTAAGAAgtatcaaaaatgaaaatctcGTGCAAATGAAGATGAGCCACTTGTAGAAAATTCAAAATATGTATGGATTCTCATTAGTGTAAGACTACTTCCATAAAGCATCAAGTTCATAACAAATTAAAGCAAAGTCTTACCAGTCAATGGCTTTCTTGTTTCATGATTACAAACAAAAATCGcaacattgaaaatttcagtttaaccAATGGTGACATTCTGTACAGGGAAACATGCAAAAGGACAtggtttttttaaaaacaaatttaAAGTACTCTGATAATTAGTTGATAAACAAATATCATCTGTGGAATAATTGTTTCATAATTTCCAGACAACGGTATTACCTTCCAACACACTATGAAAATCCATCCAACCAACATTAAGAATATTATTCAAGCATATAGTTCGAAACAAGTATCAACACACAAAAAAAGAGTAtaaggatttaaaaaaaaattctactgATAAAAAATTTCCTGCTTTCCCAGTCATATACATACACACTTGAATCAGTAAACATAGATGTCTacacgtgtgtgtgtgtgtctgtgtGTGCACATGTAAATGGGCAAAGAAGAAGGGCTCAGCAATTCAGCTGGCATACTCAATGCATTCACATATCACATTGCTCCTAGTAGTTGCCAAGAATGGTGGGCAGAAACGAACAAGAAGCAGAAGCAAAAGGACTGCATGAGCAACAAACACTCAACAGAAATTGTACTTTCAGGTTGTGAAACAGACACTCAACAGAAATTGTCATACCTGATTTCTTCCTTGCACAACCAATTAAGTAGTTTGGGATTTTTTGTATCAGCTGGATGCAGAAAGCTACAAAATTGCAATGAAAGTACCAAATAAGTTGATGAGAACATTGAGATATTTAGGACAGATGGGCAAAGAAAAGATTTATTTTAcatcttccttttgtttttaagAGCAACTCCAAGCAGAACAAAACTTACTCATTAAACTCTGTAATATTCAAAAGACCATCACCATCTGCATCTGATGCATTAAAATGCTCTTCTTTCCACCAACCCATATCAATTCCCGAGGAATCACTACCTGGTgaaattaaattatcaaataaaattacaaaaaaaccCTGCGGCAAAATTGGACCACCTCATCCAAGTGCACTCCTTTTAAAACATTGAACAGAATACCGAACAGTAAGTATTAGGGTCACCCCCCCTGCCATCAGCTGTTCAAAATATCCAGAAATTTCTTATATCCATAAAAACATTTGAATGAGCTGTAAAGTTCAAATTCATGCCTGCCCAAATCATGTCACCAAAAGGTCCATGCCAGAAAGGAGTGTAAGTTTATGTCCTGTGAATCTGTGTGAGCAGAAAGTCCACTGGCTCTGCTTGATAAAAGTAACGATGCTACTGTATGATTAAGGAGACCAAGCTTTAGTAGTACCCTAACAACTTGGGAGGGGAGGGTCTCACCAAACCATACTTAATTCAGTTAGAAAAATAGATCATATCCTTCAATTAGCATTCTCATATCTGTGAAAGGCAGGTTCATGCTTTAATTTTTATATGTGCAATTCAACAGCCAAGTCTTTCTGCACTTATATACTTCAAATATATGATGCACCCAAAGGCTTCATGGACCCAAATCTACAAGAATCCATTATTACAAGGATAACATCTCTAATAATGTCAAAAAAGTAGCTACTTCAATGCAcaaacagaattttctttgtTCGTTTCATGAAACTAAATAAGTACCTAAATGCAGATGGCTTTGAAATGTAGGTAGAAAAGGCAAACAGAACCACCTCACAAGACAGcaattgcttttcttttcttattcaaGAAGACCATGTTGCACATCTATGCAATATCATACTCTAAGGTCAATCAGAGTTACACCTACTAGACTTGCTCCATTGCTTCTCTGCGCTAATTGATTGCATCAGTAGTCACATCAATTTTactttgttaatccaattttccCTATATATGTTACCAATCGTTCAAAATCCTAACTTCATGCCCACGTAATCCAAAATCCAGTAAATTAAACTAGCTTCTAATGCACTGAATCAACAATGCTCTGctgaaaaatggacaaaaagaAAATCACATTCAAGCCCACCTACAAACATAGACAATCACatcaattataaaaaatatgaaGTCCAAATATTTCAATTACCTGAAGGTTTGACCCAGCTGGGAGGCTCATACTCAGAAAAGGACACAAGCCCATCTTTATTCTTATCATGGATCTCCAACTCCCTCTGTGTCCTATGCAAAACCTCCTTCTCAGTCTGCGCCAAGTTCCACCGAGTCAACTCAGGCTCAGTCACAAATCCATCAGCCGGGTCCACATCAATCTTCGGGAACAAAAGCACCAACCTATGAGTCACATTAAACCTCTCCTCGTCATTCAAGTAATCCTCAGCATCCATAAAATCCTCCCACTCGGGCTGCGATTCAGCAGGCATAGCTTCTCCGTGTTGACTCATCGACGACCGAGTCAACTCGGGGTGGTGACTTTCCAAGTACCTCTTCTCCCATTCTCTGTCCTCCCGCTTCCGCTCAATGTCCGCCACTAAAGGGTCGAAAGGGACGTGACGTTCATGGTGATTTAACGACGGTGGTGCGAAGGTGAAGTTGGAACGGAGCTTCAGACGGCGGTGACGGTGGCTGTGACTATCGTGGTTGGAATTTTGAGGGGATTTTGagatgaggaggaggagaacTATGGCTACAGTAATGTAGATTATCACCGATGTTTTCCCCATTCTCTCATCGATTATCAGTAGCCAATACTTGAAgtgaaaacaaaaatagtatAAATTATACCAAGAAAAtcagtgaaaaaaaaaacacacacacacacacgcagtGAGAGGCAGCGAGAACTGGGTGTTTGAGACCTTGAGGTGGGTTTTGGGAAGGAATAAAAGGGTTACTATTTACTTTTAGAATTTGTACTGTTCACGCAAATTCGGTAAAAGTGGCAAGTGATTGATCGAGGAAGGAATATTATTATACTACAATTTACTAGTTGCTAACCCGTGCAAGGCGGACCCGGGGCTAGAGCGGAGCTTGTGTGCAAAATGAACACGGTATAATATCATTTGTACACGATGTGACACTAGAACAATAACGAGTAACACTAGAACAATATTTTATGAATCCCACACATATTTAAATCTAGACCATACAAATTTTGTTGGCCAAATCTTGGCCATTAATTGGCAGGGACCTGCCCCTTCTCCGTGCAAGGCACGGAAacattttactttttttttaatgtcttATTGGTTCATATATGACTGATGAATAATACTAGAATAATTATCACTTAAATTGATTGTTAATTTCTATTTTTAGTCAATAATTCATCATGTAAAAATTTTatcatataaatatacatataattcATGTGTTAGTATATGTGTATTTTATTTATCAATTTCTTTTTGCAAAAAAGTAAATACAGTTATTCTAAATAGTTGTATGTACAAATTTGCAGTGAATTAATGGTGTAAGAGTATaattattaagaaaaatgatgCCTCAAAAATTACCCGGTCACGTCACTTCAGTGCTAAACATGTTTAGCTGATATTGTCCTAGTAAACTAATTGATGCTAATACATTCTAATTAAGGAAGTTGGGCGATGATGTTTGTTACGGACTCAATGGAGTCTGTGAATTTCATTGCATAGTATTTATTTCCTTTAGGGTCACTTCGTATGTCTATAGTTATATACAATTGAAAGAACATAGGAGTATcaatattttatcttttttttttgggcatatGAGGGCTATGAGAAATTTATTCCAGGAAAAACCATATCAGCAATGATGAACTCAAAAAGGCTTAGACGTGAACCATATACAGAATAAAAAACGCAAATTGGCAAATTGTGATCCAATGAAATACTCAATCTGAATGTCTGAAGGGGGACCTATGTACTTATTACTTGAATCTAAAGCTGAATGTCGAAGAGATTGTATACAAACCAAAAGTACCATCAATATAATTGTCAAATTGACCTAATGAAACAATAAAATTGTCTAACTGTTTATTAAAAACAACATCAACGTAATCTaatgaaaataaattaaatagcAAATTATTGGATAAAAAACCTCAACGGCCATTAAACTATTGGCGAGATCATATTTTGGTCATCGAACTATTTTTTATCAATAATTGGTCACTAAACAATTTAATCCGTTAACCCGTGATCATTTCATCGTTAATTGCTCTTAAGTTTTGAAATTAGCATTACACGTGGCAATGTCCGAGGCAATTTTGTCTAGTGAGCTTTGAGGTTGCATCACTATGTGTAAATATATAGGGTCTAGGTAGCTGTCCTGGATGCTTCTCCTCATCAACTCCTAAGAAAACAACCTGCAACTTCGATGCTTAAAAAATAGCAGGTCCAAATAACCTGGCAACCTGATCCAAAACTCAACATaattaaaatacataaaaacaaaaacaaaaagagaaccCCTTTTTGATCTTTGTTTATAAAGTTAAGAATTTTAATTCAGAACGTGATAGTGGTAAGACTTACAGGGTTCAAGGATTGGCTTTTCTtggattttcttcttcttgttgtgTACACAAAAACTGAGCTTCGGTGTTCTCTGTAGAGTGAAGAAGGCCTTAGGTCTTTTGGAAGCAGAGGACTGGTACTCAAAGTGCCCATATCTTCTAGTTCCAGGCAACAGCTAGTGCCGTATAGGAGAGAAATAGAGAAAGTCGGAGTTTTGAACTCTTGAGCTTGGACTCCTTTCTCAAAACTCCAATATTTCAAGACACCCACCCaaataatatatcaaatatctCATGTACATCAGATTAGTTATAAGTGGCGAGAATCTTTTTTAGGGAATTTTGGGGCAGTTTGGTTTGCTTTGCTTCGATGCTTCACCTTTTGCAGCTTGAAAGCATTGGATATCAACTTTTCTTCGAAGCAAGCAGGCAAGCGTATCTTTCATTTGCTTAGGCGGGAGCGGAGTTTGGGGGACATCTCCTCCGGCTGCAGTGACCGGCAGTCCTCTGGTTGAATGGCGAGTCCTAGTAGAAGGGTGTGAAGTAGTTTCAGATTCATCTTTTTGGACCGTCACGGTGGCCTTCCGGCGGGTGGTGGCAGTTCCTCTGGCAACGGTGTGAGGAACGCCGAGGGATGTGACTTGGGGTTTGGCTGGCTACTCGGTGGAAGATGCTGAAGGTCCAGCAACTCCTCTATTGTTCCATCGTTAATTGCTCCTCTATTGTGCtggacaaaattgcccctggACATTGCCACATGTAATGCTAATTTCAGAACTTAAGAGCAATTAACGACGAAATGGTCACGGGTTAACGGATTAAATTGGTTAGTGGccaattattgacaaaaaatagtTTGATAGTCAAAACATGATCTTGCCAATAGTTTAATGGCCGCTGAGGTTTTTTGCCCCAAATTATTCATTCGTTTAATTCCTAACTCATGGCATTGAGCATGGACAAATCAGTCACCTATTCCACATCTTCATCATCTGTTCCATTCTCAATACTTGAACTCATAGGTCCTTCAAAATCATAAACATGTATATTAATCAATAAAGGAATAATATATACACTGGAGTCTCAAATCATTTGAAGTTAGAAGCATGCTAAGGTTTGGTAAACTTCAAATTCAAAGTAAAGAACTGATTAGAGGTAAATAAAAACTGTCATGAAAGTTAAGGAAATAGAATCACTTTGGCACTTCTATGAATATGCAAGGTTCATCAATATGTCATTACCTATATCTatgtaacaatttttttttttttgacaaacgaTAACATTTTTATAGATCTTAACACTTGATAATACAAAAACTAATTACAAAAAGGGGTAACTACCCCATATCTTTTCTAGCTAAACTTGCTAGCCAATTTGGGAATAAACCATCCCATTCAAAATTTCTAGTAGACTTGACTGCAAATTGGGCCAGTGCATGGCTACAGCTATTAGCAGTTCTAGGAACAAAAAGAGAAACTGTAACGTTCAAAGCATTTCTTCAGGACATCAATGTCTTCCAAGATAGTTTGTAACCTACTTTCCTGAACATTGTCACAACATACTTGCAGTCAGATTGGACTTCTATGTTTGTCCATCCTGCACCTTGAGTCATTTCTAGTGCACCTCGAATTGCTAGAGTTTCCTCTGTGGCTGCTTCCCCTTTTCCTTCTCTCGGTGATTCCCCTCGCTTTCACTATCTCCCCACACCAGTTTCTTGCTATAATCCCTATTCCTGATATGACCATTTTAGCTGAAATTGCAGCATCCGTGTTGATCAACATTATACCTTCTTTAGGAGGCTCCCATCGTTGCTAGGACCTGTCCTTCCATTTCTAGTGATGAATTTGCTCGTGAATCTGATTCATTCGCTGCCTCATACTCGATCCATTCCTGTTGTGCTTTATCTACCATTAATTTTGCATCCACAATCTCACTCTGAAATGTCAACTTGTTCCTAGCTTTCCAGATTTGCCACAAGACATTTACCGTGAGCCTAATTCTGTCTTCTCCTTGTGTCTTCCTTGCCGATTGCATCACAGCTTCCCACCATCTCCACAAGTTACCTTGCATTGCAACTAAACCCTCCCACTTCACAGGAGCTAACTTCCATACTACTTTAGCTTTTgggcaaaagaagaaaatatgTTCAATGGTTTCAGTTTCCTCCCCACAGCAATGGCATATCTTGTTGCCTTTCCCAAATCTTTTGTAGATGGCTTCGTTAGTATCCAGACCATTCTGCAGACAGCTCCATCGAAAATGTTTCAGTTTCATCTTCACGTTTAGGCTCCAGAATTTTTTCCAAACTGTATGCTTCCTAATTTCCCAGCTGGTTTCTAGATTAGGTTCTAGGCTTCGGTTCATGCTTTCACATTGTCCCTTTGCAACAACATAACCTGTCTTCACAGTGTAAATCCTAGACTTACTATAATTTCGGAACAATGTATCTTTCCTTTCATATAAACTAAGGGGGGTATCAGTTATATGATCCACATCATCTTCATGAAACCAGAGCTATAACAGATCTTTCTTCCACCTTCCACCCTCTGTTAGTTCATTAACAAATTCGAGCTTGCAACCTGATGGTTTTATAGTTGATACCCTTCCATTAACCGTGCCAGGTATCCATCTATCATGCCAAATATTCATAGACCTTCCATCTCCTACTCTCTTCCATAGCCCCTGCTAAAGTAGTTCTCCCTCCTTGTGAATACTTTTCCAGCACCAAGAAGCATTGTTAGGTGGCTGTTGTTCTAGCCAGTCAATCTCTTTCATATACCTAGCCTTCAGAACTTTGCTTACTAACAAATTTGGATTAGTAACAATTCTCCAAATTTGTTTAGCAAGCAAAGCCATATTGGAGGCCTCCAAATCTCTAAAGCCCATCTCCCCTTTCCCTTTGACCTCAAAAAGTTTACTCCACCTAACCCGATACACTTTTTTCTCTGATTCCCCACCACCCCACCAGAACCTTGCAATTTTAGCACTACTGGCCTTGCACAAACCTATAGGGATTTTAAAACAGGACATAATGTAGGTAGGCATAGCCATGATGACAAATTTGATCAACACCTCTgttagtcccacagacaaccaagagggggggtgaattggtttgattaaaatcttaaccaagtttaaacactttttctttaatgaaaatttaccttcctttttagtaatgatcaaccaagtagattagaagacaatagcaatattgatcagagaagcaagtatagataagcaatgaagattttattaaacagaaatgtaaaatagagaaacaaaccaagtgtctaccaagctttacccaaacttgaagaccaaacactaggaagagcaacttctctttgatgaacgaagatcaactagatgtacaatggagggagcacttcctccttgccctaagcctcacttagtcaagctaggaagttttacaatcactcagaaaaccctcaacaaagctacactaaagatcctttcaaccacaaaagaaatgctcaacagaaattcacaccactttaaaacaaatctgctttggagactattttctagctaaaatatctcactagatcttgtaaacaaagtgtgcaaaagtccttacTTCGTttagaccagtttgattttaaagggatccagaaatgggcttcatcaatgcttccaacggatagaaggcagctgaagagtcaactagccgttggggctgtcggacgtccgacgatcgaatcatcgtccgaaccaatcgtccgatgatagccaagttgaggttcggacgtccgataagttctttgtcgtccgacagcacagcgtccgaccttgggccgagagctagcaagttatcttggaatttttcggacgttcgatgcggttgattagcgtccgatggcaagcgtccgatccttccggacgtccgatgcttccatgtgagcgtccgacggtgcttccttcctgatgttctttatcttttcggacgtccgacagtttcctttcggccgtctgacctgattgtcctgtttttgcttctcattttggttgttttacatttcatgacatatttgaacctgattcttggatagacaaaaaacacttgtatttgaagaaggttagacaaatatttcaaagtaccaagaatgacaaactagacatacttaaaagacaatatctttgatcgaaaacaaaacaatgactaaattcattcatattattccaatcttgtttgccacatccaaagcaacgtagtcaggagataaacgaacatatgctttctttgttccaacagacctgatcaaagtgttcactttcttggtctgtataaacaaacttttgtgatcatcaaaaccaagaataacattctccccct
Encoded proteins:
- the LOC140016455 gene encoding uncharacterized protein gives rise to the protein MCVNQDPNVVLTLLIHASTNVQQDWFIIPSQDVQVVPNRQQQLMNYTTLHNQIQEFSKLIEHHYENPYLVNANDESLLCCKASKQEAQEIKEIIQLYGKATGQVVNFEKSAMFFTRNTPRMLRGEISEVLDNMREAQSGKYLGLPMTFGRAKNQVFGYLNSKISSKLQGLCKASSAKIARFWWGGGESEKKVYRVRWSKLFEVKGKGEMGFRDLEASNMALLAKQIWRIVTNPNLLVSKVLKARYMKEIDWLEQQPPNNASWCWKSYVVAKGQCESMNRSLEPNLETSWEIRKHTVWKKFWSLNVKMKLKHFRWSCLQNGLDTNEAIYKRFGKGNKICHCCGEETETIEHIFFFCPKAKVVWKLAPVKWEGLVAMQGNLWRWWEAVMQSARKTQGEDRIRLTVNVLWQIWKARNKLTFQSEIVDAKLMVDKAQQEWIEYEAANESDSRANSSLEMEGQVLATMGAS
- the LOC113717342 gene encoding uncharacterized protein, which translates into the protein MGKTSVIIYITVAIVLLLLISKSPQNSNHDSHSHRHRRLKLRSNFTFAPPSLNHHERHVPFDPLVADIERKREDREWEKRYLESHHPELTRSSMSQHGEAMPAESQPEWEDFMDAEDYLNDEERFNVTHRLVLLFPKIDVDPADGFVTEPELTRWNLAQTEKEVLHRTQRELEIHDKNKDGLVSFSEYEPPSWVKPSGSDSSGIDMGWWKEEHFNASDADGDGLLNITEFNDFLHPADTKNPKLLNWLCKEEIRERDSDKDGRVSFKEFFHGLFDLVRNYDEEDHNSEHQSDDSREAPAKKLFSQLDKDGDRFLSDVELLPIIGKLHPSEHYYAKQQADYVIQQADSDKDGRLTLTEMIDSPYVFYSAIFSDDEDEDFEYHDEFR